Genomic segment of Raphanus sativus cultivar WK10039 unplaced genomic scaffold, ASM80110v3 Scaffold0290, whole genome shotgun sequence:
atatataggggatatggTTTACGGTCTAGATTTATCTAAAGTTACACGTAATGACTATAattattacttttgttttttacttATCTATATAACAATTGTAATTGAAATTCAAAAagtgttttaatttatattatcgAGATTACAATCTACTCTGGTCACACTAAGGTTTTGTCAAGATCTGGTTTATGCAAACTAtagtttttatttctgtttttaataaagtaattatagtgttttagtttatatagttgcaatattattgctaataaaaaaggaaatacgaaagtaaatgcaaaattagattatgttaaatagatatcttataaggtcgaagtttagatatttaacttttttttacatatttgagacttggtaagcaagaaaaataattagtaggtaaatatggtaagcaagaacaaaatttataatttttttactgattcAATTCGATGCATACAACGTTACATGCATAACGCAAGCCTTCCTTTGAACGCAAGCAACTTTACATGCACAACGCAAAACTATTGTAGAACCATAGCAGcaaatgtttgatcacaatgcaagacttcctttgaatcgCGTATGGCTTATCACCAACGCAGCAAACGAACCCGAGTATAGTCTGGTAAGATATAATGAAAACTGAAACCCGAGTAATATCTTATTTTCAAGATCGTTTTACCAGGTTTCAGAGCAATCACCTTGTCAAATTATGAGACCATCGTCGGCATTATCAAATGTctaagggtttttttttttatggagtTTAAGATACGTCGACCCTTAAcgcaacttatataatatactcgGGACTGATGTTTGCTCGTCTCTTAGCTCTCCCATAGCTCTCcttgtttgctcgtcccttaacgcaacttatataatatactcgggactgatgtttgctcgtcccttagctctcccatAGCTCTCcttgtttgctcgtcccttagctctccctgttTACAAACGGCAAACTCATACGATTTCGCCTAGACAACTGAAGTTCAAGCCAGTTGTATGTTCTCCCTAACTTTTGTCATCCTCGTCTACGCTAAGGGCTGCCTCATCGATCTCGAACTCAAGAAGACGCGACAGAAGACGGCAAGAAAGACTCGGATCCTTGAATCGTCGAGATTGAAGGATCCTCAAAGTGTTTCGCATGAAACCATTTGCAATGAAACACAAACTCAACCATTGGCAATGACACACAAGAATCCTCAAACTGTTTGGCATGAAAACATTGGCAGAAGACGGCAAGAATGACTCGGATCCATTGGCAATGTGCTGCTCGGGATCCATTGACAATGTTtcgcatgaatgaaaaaaaaatgggtTACGTTCTTGTGTTTTGGatccaaataaggaaacaaagcaaGGAATTAAATGTtccgtttttcttaaactccctcacagagtgacacgtggatccgagccttctcatgcattctcaccaaaatcgtttaaggaaagtcTTAAAAATGCAAAATCGTTTAAGGTAAgctttaaaaatgcttctcctttaatatataggggattttaatgtttttggcaaaaaaaaacttacattttAATGTATACTATTCGTCGTGACTTTTATTGTATCTGGCCATTCGTAAGGACAATAATTTAGAATATTAGAGCAGCTCTgactttcttttctattttctttatatttttattttaaaaataaattttataacaaaGGTGATTTTTCTTCAATAATTGTTTTGTAATAGAGTTTTCTATTTATAGAGCAAACAATTttgcttttaaaatataaaagcgTAAATagtatttcttatattttttaaaaataaaatatttaatatagctgacaaaaaatatttaatatagatACGTTGGATATAGTCttacaaaaaaactaaacgGCTCGTAAATTCTGTACAAGAGCAATAAAACACACTGTCATAAAAAaattcccatcaagagagaggTGAGAGAAAAcgctttttctctctctttcccaAATTTCCGTAAGTCTCGCTGTAACTCTTGTGTTcttaaagtttcaaaaaaaaaaaaaaaaactcttgtgTTCTTCGTTTCCGGTGGTCGACATAGAGTCCTTATCCGTCGGTTGCCACCCCCTTTCTGCTCCATCGTGTCTGATCCAAGACTTGAGTCTGGAATGAAACAGTTTATCGTTAATCAGAGTGCTACGTGGTCACAAGCCACGAGATTCAGTTCTCAGCTCCGCATGCATGCATGTAAAGCAATCAAATGATAAGTTGGTGAACAACTAATTTAACTAATGCATAGTATGTCTTGGTATTGGAGTCACGTTAATTGAAAAAAACGGGACATTCCTCGAAagttctttttaaataaaacactCCTCAAAAGTTACAAAACACAACTGGAATGTTTTTTCTCTCTGCCCTTTTGATGGATTCtgctttctcttttatttttgtctGAAAATTCTGTTTGTATGGTAAATGGTAAGCGttcttaaaaaatgaaaaaccaTTGCAGGGACTAACTAAGAATGCTTTCTGATTTTATAGTAACGGGAGAATATtgttgattatatatatttttaagggaaatttagaaaaatagaaCAAACTAACTATAGTTTTGTTCCCttagtattaaaaataaaatcattgtccctatagtataaacATTAATGAAAACCAAATTTAGTCCCTTCTAACTAactttaaaatacaattaagatttaattataaataaaataaaaaataaacaatttattaaaaagtaaaaaggcacgtaagaaataaaagaaatagaaCCCTCGCCTTCGACTCTTTCAATCTTTCTCCATGGAAGAGGCCATTTGGGTGGAGCCCTCGACACCTTCTAGCCATCATAGTTCGTCGGAGAGCTTTATCACATCTCTTCTTCGTCCCCTTTTTTCGTCTCTCCTCTTTAAACACCACCGGTTACAATAACTTTGTAATCTCATCCGGCTACAATCGGAGTTGTTCAAGCTCGGGACAAGCTTCTTATTTCTTAGAAAGGACGATTAGACCACCTCTCGCACTTTCTGCTGGTGGTTTATCCAAGTTTTTCCACAACTGCCCTGATAATGCCTTACAGCTATCACTCTTTTGTTAAAAACATTGCTTGTCACATGCTGGATCACTTTGAAGAAGCTCGTTCCCGTCTAAATAATCCAATGTGTTTGTTTGGTGCAGATTACTATGTCTGGAACCTCATGTTCTCTCTTGCAAAGGCTTGGTGCTATAGTGGTATGTggtgttcctttttttttatttctttctatgTGATATCAGTTACACGCAATAGTTTGTTTTAAGGACTGATCGTTTCTATATATCGTTTGTATTTGTTATGCAGCGCAATGGGACTAAGCTGTTTGCTATTGGCACCACATCATCGCTGGTGAGTCAAAACATATATCTACCTTAAAAGGGAAAAACACAAGTCAGAAGATAGATAGTTTTCCATAAACAATTTTCCTAAACTCTGTTGCACAAGAagtctttaacaaaaaaactacACAAGAagtctttaacaaaaaaaggcTTAGAGATATACTGCATTTTTAGTATTAGATTGAATAAAGTAATGAGGTAtggtttttgaaataaaaaggtACCAAGTATTGGCTGGTGTGGTAGAACAACGTCTCTTGGAGCCAATGCTACACCAACACAAACTTGCACTTAGTGCCATGTGTTTCGCTGTTAGAACTGGCAACACTTTCTTGGGTTCCTTATTGTAAGTCTTCTTGTAAACATACAAACCTCTTTCTTACTCTCTGCTCTCATTACCTTTATTCACATGTTCTCTTTGTAGTTCCTGCCTTCGTAGTTCCTAGTGTTTCGGGTGTATTTCACAGTCTACCTAGGGTAGATCATTGTGTTTGAGATAGATTGCACATTCTAAAACGCCGTAGATGGTAGATCTGATATACTAACACTTTTAGCCCATTTTTGGATTTActattccaattttttttatatgaaataatatttttcatatatgcaCATGTTTGAGTACttcatgttttatgtttttcttaattttttggCCTTGTAAATtaattgatatgaatttttataattttcaaggGTAGTGATAGTCCAAAAGtgacaaaattttattttgtactaAAGAGACAAAGTCATAGTTATTTTGTTCTCTTTTCCCAAATTTCCCTATTTTTAATACTAGTTGTCAAGAATTTTCAAAGTAGAGGATGATCTAGATTCTTACCACCATATTAATTTCCTAGAATAAAtgtataactataaaatattctatttattGAATTCTTTAACGAATAAAATTTGTGATAGAATTGAACAAGTGAAAATTACCTATAAGAAATGGTCCTGAGTATAGTGAAATGAAATATTGGTCTAAGGtctccaaatatttttttaaaaaaatacattgaaaaaagctcccaaatttgtaaaatttttttttgttaacaccTTACTAAAATGTTTATGGCCTCCAATATCTCAGAAACGCCTATGCTACTAGTCGATCTACTATATTTAGATTCAACGTTGGTTGAAACTTTTATTGTAACGCCCGActcgcccacggctaatgggccacccacgcccgctctctcggcccgtgggccctatcccatccgacggtcggttgTTAATTTTTCAaagctcgaaatcattgtttactgaccctgcaattaccacccgacctttccccgtgctttggcctcactcgcacaCTATCgcaaatcacttcccgataggtcacccatcattccactactccagctcaagcacgcttaactctggagttctttcaggatgtgttcCGGAAAaagtaagtcaactttggtgacataggtatccaaatcaattctcttaagcctttttcacatatcacaactcgggatgttacaattcaccccctttcaaagaacgcaacgccctcgttgcgccccacgacaggtctcaagacgcctctcaggtcagaactgagatggctaaccagctctgataccacttgtaatgcccgacccgcccacggctaatgggccatccacgcccgctctctcggcccgtgggccccatcccatccgacggtcggttattaatttttcaaagctcgaaatcattatttactggccctgcaatcaccacccgacctttccccgtgctttggcttCATTCGCAcactatcgcgaatcacttcccgataggtcacccatccttccactactccagctcaagcacgcttaactctggaattctttcaggatgtgttccggaaaaggtaagtcaactttggtgatataggtatctaaatcaattctcttaagcctttttcacatatcacaactcgggatgttacattTATagttatcatttaaaataatttacgGATATTTGGAAGTTAGTgaaacaataatattattttctttaaaatatattgctCATCTTAGAAAtataatgtttcaaaaaaataaaaataaaaatcttagaAATACATTGCTACCAAACTCGTTATGATACTTCTATACAGGTGAGTTAGTTAGAATTTTAGAAGTCCATAGACACGATATGTCCCTGGGTTTGCTGTTTTTCTTATTCAAATTGACAATTACTTCCTCCGTTTTTGAATAAttgtaattttgatatttttcacacatattaaaaaatgaCAGAAATACatgtaagtttttattaattagacATATCTGACTAATAGTATTGGAGATAAATAAAAGGGATTacttataaaatcaatgcagtttgtaATTAATATGCAGCTgaaaataagtatttatttgTATTGGAACTGTAGAGTAACTGAAGAAATAgtaacaagaaaaaatgttagaataacatttatttattatgaaatagaaGAAGTAGTATTTAGTTTTCATATGCGCGTGAGTTATTTTATCAAACAGTTGACTATAGTTAGGGtataaatggaaaataaaatttgttggTAACACGACGGTGGTAGTTAAGGGTGAGGTGGGTCATATGACCCATGTGaaatcaaaaaaaatgttttttttttatttgtgttttttactctaaaaaCTGAGAAAACATAGTAAAATAAGTTTATTGaccaatataatatatatttattctaaaacCTACTTTGTAAACATTTTGGTTGGCTCCGCCACTAGGTGGTATATATATCGATCATTATACAGAAAAAAGAAGatagttttaaaaaacaaaagatatatgtatatatatgatcaaaGGCAGTCACTTTGGTCCATGGAACATCTTTACTAGCCTCACCAATTTTCTAGGGCACAAATGTATTGAATTTGTTGTATCATCTTTACCAAACAAGTTTCTCCTTTTTATAAATCATACCACTTTGAATCTTCCACGTATATTATGTTGACTTAACAGAAGACAAGATTTGCAACTTTTTCATTGTTTTAGTAATGGTATTTCCAATCCTAttccatatttttttctaaaatagaatgAAATGAAATACATAATAAGAAGTGTACTAATCCAACTCTATATCTCATTTCATAATAAagtttatttcataaataaaataattttttttttgtttattcattacTTTATTATGAAATGAGATATAAAATTAGATTGGAACaattttactctattttctcttttattttattttggaggaaaaaaatagaattttacaTTAGCGATACTCTAACCCAATAGCTTTAGAGCATATAATTTGACCCCCAAAAAATCTTTAGAGCATAAAGAGGACGACTGGGCGACTTCCATCTTAATTTGGATAATTTTGGAAGAATATCCTTTAACCACAACACCTAACCATTATGCATTTGAAAATTCTTTTCGGTTAGAAGTGTCAGAAGATGTAGATGAAATTGTGACATAATCATATATCTTGCTTAGCTTCACAAAAGGTGGAAATGAGACAAAAACTCCTATTAAATATCAAGATATAAATAGAAgactttgatcaaaaaaataaataaatagaagacTATTCTATGGAGAAGAAAACATGTAAGATTCTTATGGAAAACTGGTATATCATCTTAGCcgaaaagtatatataaaaaaaactggATATATTATcgtgtataaaaaaataattaacatcTCTTAACcggaaaatacaaaaaaaatgtcaaataacGAGTTAAGAACCCCAAATAAGAAGTTTGGGTTAATCatattcttaattatttaattgTACTAAACTAAATGAAAATATAGAGACATAGTatatatctaataaaaatagtGATAAATGAACAGTATTTTGAAAACCTAATTGAACCAGTTGGTCGAACTGGCCGACCTTAACTCActgaaaaaatcaaattctGTTTGGTTTAAAATCTGGATCTAAGTAAAACTGATAAAACAAGTAATCTAGATCAATTTCAAAATATGGAATAAAAAGATCAAAATAATTATGGAAAACTGGATATATTACCGTGTGTAGATCAATCACTGCATATAATCATCAATTGGGTAATAAAAAGTCAAAAGACTGTCACTGAAAAATGCAGGGACTGCTCATAAGAATTTCAAAAAGCAGAATGATATTTTGATATGAATTGTCACTTCAGCCATTTTGGAATCTTCAGACTCCCTCCATATTATTATCTTCAAGCAGAAAGATACCCatattcaataaattttaaaattttattaattcgtagagattttaatttacaaaagttttttttaaattttttttattttataaataaaattatatttaattttatcatatatataattaaaaagatttagaaattttatttttatattattttattatattacttggtttatattttatgtttcatataacttatatatggtttttgatataattttactatacattataaaaatattttgaaatgttaaagaaaatagaagtatttcattgtgaatataaaaccaacgatataatgtttaatttgtatttatatgaaatgtatatatagatatattactaatttgtgattttaatagaaccatatatttacatcggatttttttgaaaaatattattttattattttatcgatttatatcatattttgaacTGGTTCAACCTAgaacccaaaaaaatattaatttataaaaattattaatttatcaaatattaatttataggtTCTGTAATTAATCTCCGATTCTAACCACCGCTTCACGATTCAAGATTTCAACTGCTATCCGTTTTTCAATTGCTAAACAGCATACAGTTCAAATCTACAATCACGATTCTCAGGCCCACTTACGTTGGTGCAATGAGTCGCATTTTCAAGCAAACGGAGTCACAAGACAAGAGTCAAGAGGAGGAAACAATAtactatcatataaacaaaacactaaaaagGAAGAAACGAATTACAAAGAGTGATGAAGTAAACTTTTGgagacctgaaaaaaaaacttttttaatataGTTCGGAATCTGACTTGTTCTCTGTCACGGTTCAGGCATGTTTTGAAGCTAGCGGCCTCCTCCTCGCCAGCCGGAAACAGACTTGGGGACAAGTGAAATGGAGTTTGAGGCAGCTTCTAATCTGCACAATGCCCGAAAGTGAATCTGTTTATCCAAATGAAACACAACAGTAGttagatgagagagagagagggagctACTGCCTACTTGGATATTTCTTCAACAGCCTTGATGACTTCATCGGACCTAGTTTCCAGTACCTGTCCTCCAAACACAATCTCATCTAACACTGTGTGCATCTGCAACATTGCGAACCAAAGAAAAGACCGATAACACAAATCACCACTACTAACATGTAAGTAAGTTATCGAAAATATTATGCAGCACCAGGTTTCAACTATAATGCGGCGTACCTTGCTGTAGTTGAACACAATGTCGAGTTCACAAACATTGCTGAAGCATTTGTCCAGAGTTTCAACAAGAACTACAAacgcgagagagagagagaatcaaaACTGAAACTGAAGTTATGATACTATGAAAGATGCATTTTATACCTACATTTATGGTCAGAAGCTAAGACGTCACTACACAATTCTACAAGTCAAGACTGTGACTTGTATTGTCTGTGTTTCATATAATACTACATTGGAGTCTAAGAACAAGAGTGgttgataaagagaaagcaaaaaaaaaaaaaaaaaaaaactaattaccTTGAATGAGATCAAGCATAGCAAGCTCATTCTCTGATCCATCAAAAACAAGCACGAAGTAGAGAGTAGCATAGTGTTTGTACACAAGCCGAGAATCCTACAATTCAAACCATCAAAATACACATACAAAGTTTTGactcttttcttttaattgaagaagaagaagaagaaggcattTACCGGACCAAACAATGAATCAATCTCCAGAAAGTTGCTTACGTTATCAGGTCTACTGCTCAACACTGCTCTCAACAACACATTTGAATTATAAAAAGATCAAAGAGAGTATGTGATTgttgtttattaaaaaaacctGAAAACACGCCGCGGATGAGCTCTTGTTGCTTCTCTACAGCCTaaaaaaccccaaaaaaaaaaaaaaatccaaatcttaGAATCGGTCGAAGTAGATCCAACTCTGAAAATTATGATCAGAGTCACCGGACCAAGAAGTCGTAAAATTTGGCTACGCGTGGCTTGCCTTGTGTGTTCATTATCATCACTGCCTTTATCATCTTCACAATCTCGTTCCCCCTGCAACTCTCCACGACTCTGATCTCCAAATGATGATCTTCAACTccttttgttacaaaaaaaaaaaacaattcaactCCTCTAACCTTCTGTATTACTCAGAGGCTTTTCCTAACTAATTGGGTGTCACCTCTAATCCTCTTGCTAGGTTAGAGTCTTTTCCGAATGTGATCACTAATGAGAAACTTCCAAGTGCCAAACATTTTCGAATGCCCTAATATAAACCAAACAGTGGTACCCTAGTCTTAAAGGTTAGCTTCAAGCAACGCATAAACCTGTCAGTCCAAAATTCAAATCTTGTTGTCAACGGAGTTGCATGTTGATGTTTGACTAAACGAAGATGCAGTTATATCTTAGGCCGGCCTCATCAGAAATTCTGAAGCCAAACTAGTGGTCGGTATAGTCCTCTAATGACTAGTTGAGCTTCGGCTTAAACACTCTcggttaaccaaa
This window contains:
- the LOC108851709 gene encoding AP-3 complex subunit sigma, translating into MIKAVMIMNTQGKPRVAKFYDFLAVEKQQELIRGVFSVLSSRPDNVSNFLEIDSLFGPDSRLVYKHYATLYFVLVFDGSENELAMLDLIQVLVETLDKCFSNVCELDIVFNYSKMHTVLDEIVFGGQVLETRSDEVIKAVEEISKLEAASNSISLVPKSVSGWRGGGR